A segment of the Candidatus Methylomirabilota bacterium genome:
GATCGAGCTGGGCGCGCACCGCGTACTTCTGCGAGCCGAAGATCTGCACCTGGGCCACGCCCGCGATGGTGGAGATGCGCTGCGCGAGGTTGGTCTGCGCGTACTCGTCGACGACGTAGAGCGGCAGGGTCGGCGAGCTGAGCGACAGGTAGAGGATCGGCTGGTCGGCCGGGTTGACCTTCTTGTACGACGGCGGCGTGGGCATGCCCGGCGGCATCTGGGGCTGCGCGGCCGCGATGGCGGCCTGCACGTCCTGGGCGGCCGCGTCGATGTTGCGCTCCAGCGTGAACTGGATCGTGATCTGGGTGGTGCCGAGCGCGCTCGTCGACGTCATCGAGTCGATACCCGCGATCGTCGAGAACTGCTTCTCCAGCGGGGTCGCCACCGCGGAGGCCATGGTGTCCGGCGAGGCGCCGGGCAGGCTGGCCGTCACCTGGATGGTCGGGAAGTCGACGTTGGGCAGGTCGCTGACCGGCAGGAGCCGGTAGGCCATGATGCCGAAGACGAGAATGCCCGCCATGAGCAGGGTCGTCATGACGGGCCGCCGGATGAAGAGATCGGTGGTCATCCGCCCGCCTTCGGCGCGGCCGCCGGCGCCGGCGTCCCCGGCGGCGTCGTCTTCACGTCCACCCGCGTTCCCGGCGCCAGGCGCAGCTGGCCGTCGGTCACCACCCGCTCGCCGGGCTGGAGCCCGCTGGTGATGACGACGTCGCGGCCGTCCACGGCGCCCGGCACCACCGTGCGCGCCTCGACGGTCTGGTCCGCCTTGACCACGAAGACGTACTGCCCCTTCTGCCCGCTCTGCACCGCCTGCGACGGCACCAGGATGGCGCCGGGCTGGCGGGTCAGCGTGAGGGCCACGTTGACGAACTGGCCGGGCCACAGCGCGTTCTCGTCGTTCTCGAAGGTGGCCTTGAGCTGGATGGTGCCGGTGCTCGGGTCGACCGTGTTGTTCACGAAGGTGAGCCGGCCACGCACCACGCCGCCCGGCACGCCGTTGACCTGCGCCTCCGCCGGCAGCGGACCGGCCGCCTGGTAGCGCTTGATCTCGGCCAGCTGAGCCTCGGGCACCGAGAAGGCCACGTAGATGGGATGGATGCGGTTGATCACCACCATCGGGTTGCCCACGTCGTTGGCTTTCACCACGTTGCCCTGGTGGAGAAGCAGGCTGCCGGTGCGGCCGCCGATCGGGGCGCGGATCTCGGTGTAGGAGAGCTGCACCTTGACGTTCTCCACCGCCGCCTCGTCGGCCCGCACCAGCGCCTTGGCCGTCTCGACCGCGGCGCGGTCGGCGTCGATGGTGGCAGTGAGCGTGAGCTCCTTGGTCCGGATCTGGTCGTACTGCTCGCGGGCCACGAAGCCGCCCTCGACCAGCTGCTTGTAGCGCGCCTCCTCGACTCTGGCGTTCTCGAGCTCGGCGGTATCCTTGGCCAGGTTCGCTTCGGCCTGCTTCACCGCGGCCTGATGCTGGGCCATGGTGGCCTGGGCCTGGAGCAGCTGCGCCTGCAGCTGGCGCGGGTCGATGGTGAAGAGCGGTGAACCCGGCGGCACTTCCTGGCCCTCGGAGAAGTGGACCTTCAGCACCTCGCCGTTGATCATCGACAGCACCGAAACGGTGGCCAGCGCCTGCACGTTGCCGATCGCGCGGATCTGCACGGGGACGTCGCGCACCATGACGTCGGCGACGGTGACCGGCACGCCGGGCGGAGGGCTCTTGGCGGTGGCCTGCTCCGCGCGGTCACAGCCGACGAGTAACGTGGCGCCGAGGAGGGCGGTCAGGGCCAGAGCGGTGCCGCGCGGGCCGAGCCGGCGCATCAGGCGCGCACCACGGCGGGCTCGGGCCGACGGGTCACCAGCGCGTCGGCGAACCGGCGGAGAAACTCGGTGTGCTGCCGGCGAAAGGCCGGATCGGCCGCGCGCTTGCCCGTCACCATGCGAGTCACCTGAGGGAAGGCGAGCGGATAGGCGAGGACGCCCAGGATGGTCAGGAGCAGGTGGCCCACGTCGAGATCGCCGGGCACGAGGCCCCGGCGCTGCCGCGCCCGCAGGTCCTCGAGGGTCCGCTCGAGCGAGGCCCGCCGCTCCGCCTCGCGGATGACCCTCCCCTCGCCCGCCCCGAGGGCCTCCCACTGGATCAGCCGGATCCAGTCGCTGTCCTCGCAGGCCATCTGGAACCAGTACGCGAGGCTCGCGCCCAGCTCGGCGGGCGCCTCGCTGATCCAGCCGGCCCGCTCCCGCAGCTTGCGGTCGAAGATCTCGCGGAAGAGATCCTCCTTGTTGCCGAAGTAGTGGTAGAGCATGCGCTTGTTGATCTTCGCTCGCCGGGCGATGCGGGCCACCCGGGCGCCCGCGAAGCCCTCGGCGGAGAACTCGGCGAGCGCCGCGGCCAGGATGCGATCGCGCGTCCGCTGCGGATCTCGGACGGGACGGGATACCAGGCGCTTGACGCGGGCTGTGGTCGGCATGAACGACGACTCCCATAGTAACCATCTGGATACTTCGGGTCAAGAAGTGCCCCGGGGCGCAGGAGCTCGCCACTCGGCGGCGAGCCATCCGGCCCGACGCTCGTCACGTGGTCGCAGGTGAAGTGGACGGCGACGGCCAGAGCCGCCGACGTGAGGGCCAGGACGATCGCCGCAACGGTGTACGTGTCGTCATGCGCGAGTGAAGCGAGTGGGTGCGCGGAATCGGTCTCGTGCCGACGCGATTGCGCGTGCAGTGTCGTCGCCGGCCTGCTACCGTGTGGCTCCAACTTTCGTCACCGAGCCACCACCTGGAGGGTGAGCGTGATGCGGCCTCTCCCCGAAATCTGCACGTTTTCGTGACGTTGCACGTGGCCTCTGACTTGCACATCTGAACGGTCGTGCCGATCAAACCGCGCCGAGATCAGCCGCGCCCCATGCCGCGGCCCGCGCCGCCCGCGCTCAACCTGTCCGGGATCGAGGCGGCGAGCCTGGTGAAGTTCGCCTACTTCACCAGCGACGCGCCCGCGCCCGGCACCCTGCTCTACACCGCGTTCCGGCGAAACATGCCGGCCGGCGTCAAGGAGTTCACGGTCCGGACCGCCGCCACGTTCTTCTACGGCATCCAGCAGACGGGCGGGCTGCTGAACATCCAGGTGCGGTGGATCAATCCCGACGGCGTGGTGGTGCGCACCAGCAATCTGCCGATGGACCAGTCACGGGAAGGCGCCCTCTGGACGTGGCAGGTCGATCGGCTGGAGAAGCGCGATCTGGTGCTGCCGGGCGTGTGGGTCGTCGAGCTGCTGATCTCGGGTCACCGGGTCGGCCGGTACCCGCTCCTCGTCCGGCCGGCGGTGCGATAGGCCAGGCACCGTGCGGGACTTGCGCGCCTTGTTAGACTTCGCCCCGGAGCGTGCCGAGCCGAGCCGGAGCCACGAGAGGAGACGATGACCGCGCGGGCCATTGTGCTGGTGGTGGAGGACGAGCCCGACGTGCGCGAGCTGATCGCCGACGTGCTGGCCGAGAACGGCTACGAGATCGAGGTGGCCGCCGACGGGGCCGCCGCGCTGCAGCTCTGCGACGAGCGGCGCTACGACTTGATCCTCAGCGACCTTCGCATGCCCAAGATGGACGGGGCCGCGCTGTACTGGGCCCTGCAGCTGCGCCACGGCTCGGCGATGCCCCGCATCATCTACGTGACGGGGCAGGCGCACTCGATGGACTACGCGGGGTTCCTGGCCGCCTCCCGCGTCCCGGTGATCTCGAAGCCGTTCAGCCCCGACGACCTCCGCACCGCCGTCCGCAGCGCGCTGGACAAAGGCACCAACTAGTCGAGCGTCGTCGTCAGTTCCGCCGCGACCGACGCTGGCGAATCTCGTTCGCCGTCGCGACCCGGGGGCGTCGATCCAGCAGCCGCTCCCGCTCCTCCCACTGCCGCGCCGTCCGTACACGATCGAACCGCTTGCCCAGCCGATCGATGAGGGTCAGGCAGACGATGAAGGCGATGGCCGCGAGGGTGAGGAGGATCAGGTTCATGACTGGCGGGTCGTCAGGGACGAGCGCGACGCTTGCCGGCGGGCCGCGCGCGCTTGACCACCGGGGCGGGGGCCTTCGCAGCGGGCTTTCGCTTGCGGGAGCGCCCGGGCTGGATCATCGGGAAGCTCGGCTTCGGCGTGTAGGTCTTCATCACGGCGGTGCGGTGTCCACACTCCGGGCAGAACTCCCCACGGCTGGCCGCGCACGAGTCGCGCTCGTGCTCGCACGATGGATCTTCCTGACAGTAGACGCACATGGTCCCGTCCCCGCCGACCGGCCCTCCCCCAATCCGGTTCGCAGGGGCACATACCCTAGCACGCCAACCGTCTCAGTGCGAGCGTCTCTTCAGCGAGACGGGGTCGGCGCCGACGGCCCACCCGGGACGTCGGGCACTGGGTCGGCGGAGGGCGCCGGCAGGGGGAGCGGCGCCTGGGGGGCCGAGGGCGTCAGCGTCCGGTCCTGGCAGTCCCACCAGGCGCGGTGCAGGCCGACCGTCACGGTATTGCCCCCGCGGGTGTTCCCCCAGCCCGAGAGCCACCCCCCGGTCCGTCCCTGGCATGCCTGGCCCGAGGCACAGCCGGCCAGGAGCAGGGCGGCCACCAGCACCAGGCAGATGGGGCTCACCATCGGTTCCAGTGCACCAGCTCGGTGAGCGGCCGGCGCCGGCGGGCGACTGAGGCGGCAGGCCCGGCCCGCTCGGCATCCACGTAGCCGAAGCCGATCGCCCGGTTGACGGACAGGTCGGATGGGCGGCCGAGGAGGGTGGCAACCGCGGCCTCGGGGAGGTGGCCCGGGCACGAGCCGATGCCGTCCTTCCAGGCGGCGAGCATCAGGCTCTGCGCGCACCGGCCCGCGTCGAATGCGTGGGCGCGGGTCTGGACCAGCACGAGGACCACCGCGGCGCGGGCGCTGGTCCCGGCGAGCGCGGCCAGCTGCGGTAGGCGCGCTGCTCTCGCTTGTCGACGACGGCGCGGTAGGTGTCCATGCGTGAATTCTACGTGAGGGCAGAGGTGTCGTCGGGCGGGGCTGGTGTACCTTCGAGGCACGCGGGGCCGAGATATCGGACAGGAGCGCGGCCATGAAGCGTTCGACGTGGCGAGTGCAGCTGTGGGGCCTGCTCGTCTATCCCGTCGCGGTGGCCCAGACGTACCTGCTGTTTCGGTCGGAGAACGCGGGCGAATTCTTCTTCCTGAGCTTCGTCTACCTGCTCTTCGGGGTGATCTACGCCTTCCTGGGCTACATGACGCGCGACAGCCGGCCCGACCAGGACGAGGCCGCGGCACCGCGCGAGTCCGGATAGCCGCCCGTCACGGCCCCCGAAAATCGCAATAGCCGCCCATGAGATCGTCGGGTCGCCACCAGCCGCGCTGGCGATCGCATCGGGCCTTGAGCTCGTCCTGCGTGTAGGTCGGCGGGATCGGCGCGGTCGTGCATGCGATGAGGGCGGCGCCGACCAGACCGAGCGTCACGGCGCCCATCCAGCCCGCGACGGTCATCGCCCGGCTACTTGATGATGACGTAGCCGCGCCCTTCCAGATCCTTCACGCAGTTGTCGCGGGTGCGCTTGGCCATCTCGTCCCACCAGCGGCCCGTCGTGCCCGACTCGCCCGAGCAGGTGAAGACCTGGCCGGTCTCCGGATTGCGGAGCCGGATGTCGGGCGACGCCGAGCACCCGGCCAGCGTCACCGCCGCCAGCACCACGCTCCACGCCACCGTCGCCCTGCGCATGCGATACCTCGACCCCGCCGGGAGAACGTTCCGAATGGTGAGCCGTGGTGGGATCGAACCACCGACCCCCTGATTAAAAGTCAGGTGCTCTACCAACTGAGCTAACGGCTCGTTCCGTACGGACGCTGAGTCTACCACGCCGCCACCGCTCGCTCGACGACGGGTCAGAACTCGATCCGCGCGCCCAGCTCGACGACGCGATCGGGGGGCACGCCGAAGAAATCACTGGCCGAGCTGGCGTTCCACGACATGAAATTGAAGAGCCGCTTGCGCCAACGCCACATGGGGGCCGGCCCGTCGGGCAGCCAGTACGCGCGGCCCAGGTAGAACGTGGTGTCCACCGGCCGGGCGAGCATGCCGTGCTCGCAGCAACGGGTCACCACCCAGCGGACATCGGGGCGCTCCATGAAGCCGTAGCGGGCCTCCACCCGCCAGAAACCGGCGCCGAGCGGACGGCTCGACACGCGATGCCGCGCGTCGACCTCCGGCACCGTCTCGGTGACGATCGACACCAAAATCACCTCCTCGTGCAGCACCTTGTTGTAGCGGAAGTGGTGCACGAGGCTCGGCGGGGCGCCCTCCACCGTCGGGGTCAGGAAGACCGCGGTGCCGGGCACGCGCGGAGGCCGGGTCTCCTCCACCGCGGCGAGGAACGTCTCGAGCGGCATCGAGCGCCGGGCCAGCGTCGTCATGACGAGCTCGGTGCCGCGATGCCAGGTGGTCATGATCACGATGACCGCGGTCGCCACCGCCAGCGGCACCCATCCCCCGCCCGCGATCTTGCCGACGTTGGCCCCGAGGAACGCCAGGTCCACGACGAGGAACGCGACGGTCAGGGCCCCCGCCGACCACGGGGACCACCGCCAGCGGTAGCGCGCGATCGCGAAGAACAGCACGCTGGTGATGGCCATGGTTCCGGTGACCGCGACGCCGTAGGCGCCGGCGAGCGCCGCCGAGGAGCGGAAGCCCAGCACGAGGGCCAGGCAGCCCACCATCAGCGCCGAGTTGACGGCGGGCAGGTAGATCTGCCCGAACTCGGAGCGCGAGGTGTGGATGACCGTCATGCGCGGCAGGTAGCGCAGACGGATGCCTTGCTGGGTGAGCGAGAACACGCCCGAGATGAGGGCCTGCGAGGCCACGATCGTGGCCGCGGTGGCGAGGGCCACCAGCGGATAGAGGAGGACCCGCGGGGCCAGGAGATAGAACGGGTTCGCGATCGCCTCGGGCCGCGCGAGCACGAGCGCGCCCTGGCCGAAGTAGTTGAGCAGCAGCGCGGGCAACCCGAGACCGAACCACGCGAGCTGGATCGGCCGCCGCCCGAAGTGCCCGAGATCGGCGTAGAGCGCCTCGGCGCCGGTGACGGTGAGCACCACCCCGCCCAGCACGAGGAACGAGGCGCCGCGATGCTCCCAGAAGAGCCGCGCCCCGTGCCACGGATTGAGCGCGGCCAGGATCGCGGGCTGGCGGACGATCTCGACCGCGCCGAGCGCGCCGATGGTCACGAACCACAGCAGCATGATCGGCCCGAACACGCCGCCCACGCGGGCGGTGCCGTGGCGCTGGAACCGGAAGAGCAGGAACAGCACCACGAGCGTCGCGGGCAGCACGACGTGCGCGATGCCGGGGGCCGCGATCTCGATCCCCTCGGTCGCGC
Coding sequences within it:
- a CDS encoding efflux RND transporter periplasmic adaptor subunit; this encodes MRRLGPRGTALALTALLGATLLVGCDRAEQATAKSPPPGVPVTVADVMVRDVPVQIRAIGNVQALATVSVLSMINGEVLKVHFSEGQEVPPGSPLFTIDPRQLQAQLLQAQATMAQHQAAVKQAEANLAKDTAELENARVEEARYKQLVEGGFVAREQYDQIRTKELTLTATIDADRAAVETAKALVRADEAAVENVKVQLSYTEIRAPIGGRTGSLLLHQGNVVKANDVGNPMVVINRIHPIYVAFSVPEAQLAEIKRYQAAGPLPAEAQVNGVPGGVVRGRLTFVNNTVDPSTGTIQLKATFENDENALWPGQFVNVALTLTRQPGAILVPSQAVQSGQKGQYVFVVKADQTVEARTVVPGAVDGRDVVITSGLQPGERVVTDGQLRLAPGTRVDVKTTPPGTPAPAAAPKAGG
- a CDS encoding TetR family transcriptional regulator, with amino-acid sequence MPTTARVKRLVSRPVRDPQRTRDRILAAALAEFSAEGFAGARVARIARRAKINKRMLYHYFGNKEDLFREIFDRKLRERAGWISEAPAELGASLAYWFQMACEDSDWIRLIQWEALGAGEGRVIREAERRASLERTLEDLRARQRRGLVPGDLDVGHLLLTILGVLAYPLAFPQVTRMVTGKRAADPAFRRQHTEFLRRFADALVTRRPEPAVVRA
- a CDS encoding response regulator; amino-acid sequence: MTARAIVLVVEDEPDVRELIADVLAENGYEIEVAADGAAALQLCDERRYDLILSDLRMPKMDGAALYWALQLRHGSAMPRIIYVTGQAHSMDYAGFLAASRVPVISKPFSPDDLRTAVRSALDKGTN
- a CDS encoding nitroreductase family protein; this encodes MPRRYTSPARRHLCPHVEFTHGHLPRRRRQARAARLPQLAALAGTSARAAVVLVLVQTRAHAFDAGRCAQSLMLAAWKDGIGSCPGHLPEAAVATLLGRPSDLSVNRAIGFGYVDAERAGPAASVARRRRPLTELVHWNRW
- a CDS encoding potassium transporter Kup, which gives rise to MPRGGRLAALALTALGVVYGDIGTSPLYAFRECFKPTYGLDATPEAVFGVLSLIAWSLILIVSVKYLLVIIRLDNNGEGGTMALLAMLPWMRRRGFFVGLGLFGAALLYGDGIITPAISVLSATEGIEIAAPGIAHVVLPATLVVLFLLFRFQRHGTARVGGVFGPIMLLWFVTIGALGAVEIVRQPAILAALNPWHGARLFWEHRGASFLVLGGVVLTVTGAEALYADLGHFGRRPIQLAWFGLGLPALLLNYFGQGALVLARPEAIANPFYLLAPRVLLYPLVALATAATIVASQALISGVFSLTQQGIRLRYLPRMTVIHTSRSEFGQIYLPAVNSALMVGCLALVLGFRSSAALAGAYGVAVTGTMAITSVLFFAIARYRWRWSPWSAGALTVAFLVVDLAFLGANVGKIAGGGWVPLAVATAVIVIMTTWHRGTELVMTTLARRSMPLETFLAAVEETRPPRVPGTAVFLTPTVEGAPPSLVHHFRYNKVLHEEVILVSIVTETVPEVDARHRVSSRPLGAGFWRVEARYGFMERPDVRWVVTRCCEHGMLARPVDTTFYLGRAYWLPDGPAPMWRWRKRLFNFMSWNASSASDFFGVPPDRVVELGARIEF